One segment of Triticum aestivum cultivar Chinese Spring chromosome 2A, IWGSC CS RefSeq v2.1, whole genome shotgun sequence DNA contains the following:
- the LOC123187669 gene encoding uncharacterized protein has translation MSTPADGAAYWLRWQVFVCGALIAVPTALAAALLPRLRRSVAPLRATDLWLPCWPRLHPGCLLGYRAFALAAAAALLVRDIVPHGPRVFFFYTQWTFLLVTIYFAVATAISAHGCWSYSKKSLRKTDEYGDVENRDLSTSISGERKNDEKDKMASYYEQIANEKRAAFWGRCMQIIYQASAGATMLTDVTFWGLLVPFFYRDKFGLSMVTDGMHSVNAVLLLIDTLLNNMPFPWYRIAFFVFWSCSYVTFQWVIHASGALSWWPYPFLDLASPGAPLWYLAMAVAHVPCFSAYWLVVKAKRAYFPRMFPQAYVRTS, from the exons ATGTCGACGCCGGCGGACGGCGCGGCGTACTGGCTGCGGTGGCAGGTGTTCGTCTGCGGCGCGCTCATCGCCGTGCCcacggcgctggcggcggcgctgCTGCCGCGGCTGCGGAGGTCGGTGGCGCCGCTCCGCGCCACGGACCTCTGGCTCCCCTGCTGGCCGCGCCTCCACCCGGGCTGCCTCCTCGGCTACCGCGCCttcgcgctcgccgccgccgccgcgctcctcgTCCGCGACATCGTCCCCCACGGCCCCAGGGTCTTCTTCTTCTACACCCA GTGGACCTTTTTATTAGTCACCATATATTTTGCG GTTGCAACTGCTATATCAGCTCATGGATGTTGGTCGTACTCAAAGAAAAGCTTAAGAAAAACTGATGAATATGGCGATGTTGAAAATCGTGACCTCTCCACTTCTATTTCTGGAGAGAGGAAAAATGATGAGAAAGACAAGATGGCAAGCTATTATGAACAAATAGCAAATGAGAAAAGAGCTGCTTTCTGGGGACGTTGTATGCAAATCATCTACCAG GCTAGTGCAGGAGCGACAATGTTGACTGATGTCACATTTTGGGGACTCCTTGTGCCATTCTTTTACCGTGATAAATTTGGGCTTTCCATG GTTACTGATGGCATGCACTCTGTTAATGCTGTTCTCCTACTCATAGACACACTTCTCAACAATATG CCTTTTCCCTGGTACCGGATCGCTTTCTTCGTATTTTGGAGTTGCTCCTATGTGACCTTCCAGTGGGTCATTCATGCTTCCGGAGCTTTATCCTG GTGGCCTTACCCGTTTCTCGACCTTGCATCGCCCGGGGCTCCGCTATG GTACCTCGCCATGGCCGTCGCTCATGTCCCTTGCTTCTCTGCGTATTGGCTGGTTGTCAAAGCGAAGCGCGCTTACTTCCCAAGGATGTTCCCACAGGCTTACGTGAGGACAAGTTAG